Proteins encoded within one genomic window of Panicum virgatum strain AP13 chromosome 1N, P.virgatum_v5, whole genome shotgun sequence:
- the LOC120654067 gene encoding uncharacterized protein LOC120654067 — protein MYEAADDDFSSTPIVDWTPDFSANTANFTSANLRGANLEAANLKDPRASTSQSFTNMMTLDDDAAVELLMASDPTPSSGGKGVSRRGSGYIQCEDIQLCTSWMNISNDPIAGNEQP, from the exons ATGTACGAGGCCGCGGACGACGACTTCAGCTCCACCCCAATAGTTGACTGGACGCCTGATTTCTCTGCAAAT ACTGCTAACTTTACAAGTGCCAACTTGAGAGGAGCTAATCTTGAAGCTGCCAATCTCAAG GACCCAAGGGCTTCTACCTCCCAGTCTTTCACAAACATGATGACACTGGACGACGATGCTGCAGTGGAATTACTGATGGCGTCGGATCCCACTCCAAGTAGTGGCGGGAAAGGAGTATCAAGGCGAGGCAGCGGCTACATTCAATGTGAAGATATCCAGCTTTGCACATCTTGGATGAATATCAGCAATGACCCCATCGCCGGTAATGAGCAGCCATAA
- the LOC120655753 gene encoding probable UDP-N-acetylglucosamine--peptide N-acetylglucosaminyltransferase SEC, whose translation MLSLQQQQQHGGAVAVGDARHHAPQPAVLGGGGGDWLGFVGRADLEEPARNAPSPATFLLPPAPLDDRAAQPEPKPGQLAGAVDEQRHLALAHQNYRSGKYREALEHGNVVYEKNPRRTDNLLLLGAIYYQIRNYDMCIAKNEEALAIDPHFAECYGNMANAWKEKGDIDLAIRYYLTAIQLRPNFCDAWSNLASAYTRKGRLNEAAQCCRQALAINPRLVDAHSNLGNLMKAQGFIQDAYSCYIEALRIDPHFAIAWSNLAGLFMEAGDLDKALMYYKEAVKLKPSFADAYLNQGNVYKALGMPQDAIVCYQRALHARPDYAMAYGNLATIYYEQGQLDMAIRCYNQAIVCDPQFVEAYNNMGNALKDAGRVEEAINCYRSCLALQANHPQALTNLGNIYMEWNLISAAASFYKAAISVTSGLSSPLNNLAVIYKQQGNYADAITCYTEVLRIDPTAADALVNRGNTFKEIGRVNEAIQDYIQAARIRPNMAEAHANLASAYKDSGHVETAIISYKQALQLRPDFPEATCNLLHTLQCVCDWENRDAMFRDVEEIIRRQIKMSVLPSVQPFHAIAYPIDPMLALEISRKYAAHCSLIASRFGLPPFVHPPPVPVKAEGKHCRLRVGYVSSDFGNHPLSHLMGSVFGMHDRDNIEVFCYALSQNDGTEWRQRIQSEAEHFVDVSAMTSDMIARLINQDKIQILINLNGYTKGARNEIFALQPAPIQVSYMGFPGTTGAAYIDYLVTDEFVSPSCYAHIYSEKLVHLPHCYFVNDYKQKNQDCLTPVCPHKRSDYGLPEDKFIFACFNQLYKMDPEIFDTWCNILKRVPNSALWLLRFPAAGETRVRSHAAARGVRPDQIIFTDVAMKNEHIRRSQLADLFLDTPLCNAHTTGTDILWAGLPMITLPLEKMATRVAGSLCVATGLGEEMIVSSMKEYEDRAVELALNPAKLQSLTNKLKEVRMSCPLFDTARWVRNLERAYYKMWNLYCSGRHPEPFKVEEDDKEFPFDR comes from the exons ATGCTctcgctgcagcagcagcagcagcacggcggcgccgtcgccgtcggcgacgcGCGCCACCACGCGCCGCAGCcggcggtgctcggcggcggcggcggggattgGCTAGGGTTCGTGGGCCGCGCGGACCTGGAGGAGCCCGCGAGGAATGCCCCGTCGCCCGCCACGTTCCTgctgccgcccgcgccgctcgaCGACAGGGCGGCCCAGCCCGAGCCCAAGCCCGGCCAGCTCGCAGGAG CTGTTGACGAACAGCGGCATTTGGCACTTGCTCATCAGAACTACAGGTCAGGGAAGTACAGAGAGGCCTTAGAGCATGGCAATGTTGTTTACGAGAAGAACCCACGTCGAACTGATaacctcctcctccttggaGCTATCTATTATCAG ATCCGTAATTATGACATGTGCATTGCAAAAAATGAGGAGGCTCTTGCCATAGATCCACACTTTGCTGAATGCTATGGCAATATGGCGAATGCTTGGAAG GAGAAAGGCGATATTGATCTCGCAATTCGTTACTATCTTACTGCCATTCAG CTGCGACCAAACTTCTGTGATGCGTGGTCAAATCTTGCTAGTGCGTATACACGGAAGGGGAGATTGAATGAAGCAGCTCAATGCTGTAGACAAGCACTTGCCATAAACCCTAGATTG GTTGATGCACACAGCAATCTTGGGAATCTGATGAAAGCTCAAGGTTTCATTCAAGAT GCATATAGTTGTTACATCGAGGCATTACGCATAGATCCTCACTTTGCAATCGCATGGTCAAATCTTGCTGGTCTGTTTATGGAGGCAGGAGACCTAGACAAAGCTTTAATGTATTACAAG GAAGCTGTTAAACTTAAGCCATCCTTTGCAGATGCATATCTTAACCAAGGGAATGTTTATAAG GCTTTGGGAATGCCTCAAGATGCCATTGTGTGTTATCAACGTGCACTGCACGCACGGCCTGACTATGCTATGGCTTATG GTAATCTTgctactatttactatgagcAAGGCCAGCTTGATATGGCAATTCGTTGTTACAATCAAGCTATAGTCTGCGATCCACAGTTTGTCGAAGCATACAACAACATG GGAAATGCACTTAAAGATGCTGGACGAGTGGAAGAAGCAATCAACTGCTACAGA TCATGCCTTGCGTTGCAAGCAAACCACCCGCAAGCCCTGACAAACTTAGGAAACATATATATGGAGTG GAACCTGATAAGCGCTGCTGCTTCATTTTACAAAGCAGCTATATCTGTCACATCTGGATTATCTTCCCCACTTAACAACTTGGCTGTGATATACAAGCAACAG GGAAACTATGCTGATGCTATCACATGTTACACTGAAGTTCTTCGTATAGATCCTACAGCAGCTGATGCACTAGTTAATAGAGGGAATACATTCAAGGAGATTGGTAGAGTTAATGAAGCAATTCAGGATTATATTCAGGCTGCACGGATCAGACCGAATATGGCAGAAGCCCATGCCAACTTGGCCTCAGCTTACAAGGATAG TGGGCACGTAGAGACAGCTATAATTAGCTACAAACAGGCTCTACAGCTGCGCCCTGATTTTCCTGAGGCAACCTGCAATCTTCTTCATACCTTACAG TGTGTCTGTGACTGGGAAAACAGGGATGCCATGTTCCGTGATGTTGAGGAAATTATAAGAAGGCAAATAAAG ATGTCAGTACTTCCAAGTGTGCAACCTTTTCATGCAATTGCTTATCCTATCGATCCAATGCTTGCGCTGGAAATAAG CCGTAAGTATGCAGCTCATTGTTCCTTGATTGCTTCTCGTTTTGGGCTGCCGCCTTTTGTGCATCCACCACCCGTTCCTGTAAAAGCGGAGGGTAAACATTGTCGACTCAGGGTGGG ATATGTGAGTAGTGATTTCGGAAATCATCCCCTATCCCATCTCATGGGTTCAGTATTTGGAATGCACGATCGTGACAATATCGAG GTTTTTTGCTATGCACTGAGTCAAAACGATGGCACTGAGTGGAGGCAGCGTATTCAGTCTGAGGCAGAGCATTTTGTTGATGTCTCTGCCATGACCTCTGATATGATTGCCAGACTTATCAATCAAGACAAGATACAGATATTGATCAATCTTAATGGCTACACAAAG GGAGCCAGGAATGAAATTTTTGCATTGCAACCAGCTCCAATCCAAGTTTCATACATGGGGTTCCCTGGCACAACGGGTGCTGCATACATAGACTACCTGGTCACGGATGAG TTTGTTTCTCCAAGTTGCTATGCACATATATATTCAGAAAAGCTCGTCCATTTGCCTCATTGCTATTTTGTCAATGACTACAAGCAG AAAAATCAAGACTGTCTTACTCCGGTATGCCCGCATAAAAGATCTGATTATGGATTACCTGAGGATAAATTTATTTTTGCATGTTTCAATCAACTTTATAAGATGGATCCTGAAATATTTGATACATG GTGCAATATTCTGAAACGTGTTCCCAACAGCGCATTATGGCTTTTAAGGTTCCCAGCAGCTGGGGAAACTAGAGTAAGATCAC ATGCTGCTGCCAGAGGAGTAAGACCAGATCAAATCATATTCACAGACGTTGCCATGAAAAATGAGCATATACGACGCAGTCAACTGGCAGACCTTTTCCTGGATAC CCCCCTATGCAATGCCCACACAACTGGCACTGACATACTGTGGGCTGGTTTGCCAATGATCACTCTTCCGCTGGAGAAGATGGCAACCAGAGTAGCCGGTTCCCTCTGTGTAGCTACTGGGCTCGGGGAAGAGATGATTGTTAGCAG CATGAAGGAGTATGAAGACAGAGCAGTTGAACTTGCTCTAAATCCGGCGAAGCTTCAATCGTTGACTAATAAGCTGAAGGAAGTTCGAATGTCCTGCCCATTATTTGATACAGCCCGATGG GTGCGCAACCTTGAAAGGGCTTACTACAAGATGTGGAATCTGTACTGCTCTGGTCGCCACCCAGAGCCATTCAAGGTGGAAGAGGATGACAAGGAGTTCCCATTTGACCGCTAA